A stretch of DNA from Vanacampus margaritifer isolate UIUO_Vmar chromosome 1, RoL_Vmar_1.0, whole genome shotgun sequence:
TAATAATGTAGGCCGGCCATTTGGCGTTTCGACGACTAATTAGCGCCGTCCCCACTCACTGCGACACGAAAACACCGCCTATCTTCTTTACCTTTTTAACGCTTAAATAGTcgagaaaaaataaacaacagccGAAGGTTCTCTGCAGTCCCTGTGGAAGAAGAAGACGCGACCTCGTTCGTTGGATCTCTCGTCGTGTTTTTTCCTTTACCCGACGTTTCGGGTCCAGGCCGCCACCAGCATCTTCGCCAgcgtcctcctcctcatcctcttcatcctcctcatccaATCTGCGCCATGGCCGACGTCCCAGCCGAGTGCAACATAAAAGTGCTCTGTCGCTTTCGTCCTCTCAACCAGTCCGAGATTATTCGGGGGGACCTCTTCCTGCCCAAATTCCAAGGAGATGACACAGTCGCCGTCGGGGTAAgccagcaaaaataaatgaataaataaaaatcaacacatGTAGAAAAGGGAGTCGCCTTGTTGTGCACCCAAGGCCCTTCATCaattaatcatcatcatcatcgctttGGGCCTTAAcgtgtgcgtacgtgtgttCTTGTATTTCTGTTTTTGTGCAGCACATCTGATATCCTATTCACCAATTCGTGTGTGGTTATCTTTGTGTGGACATTTTGTCAGGGCAACATAATTAAAATTGTGTGTGCTAGTTGAACCTGTGCACgggttcagttcccactcagtgacagTGTGAATGAGAGTGGTTGTTTGGCGACCAGTCCTGGGTGTAGTCTGTCTTTTGCCCAATGTCATCTGAGATAGCAGTGAACAGAAACATGGCGGCCACATCAGTTGTatgaaaaagtactttttttctgtaattgtAATCTTCAATCGAGGTGCATTACATTTCTTAATGGATTAATTATGTCTATTTTGTATAATTGATTGATGAATTGATTAACTAAAGATGGCAAAAAATGATGTccgttactatttttttttctgatcttaCAAAAAATTGAATGTTTTACTGTTAAAACAATAGCTGCTAAAAAGATTTCTAATACGACTAATTATAACAACATTGTTTAGTATGAAATCAATCTAAAAATGTTTCAATCCAACAAATGATTACTTCTCCATATATGACTCAAGTTTGAGCACTTTTCAGAGAACTTTGTCATTGTTCTctatgttttaaatttgggtaTCAACtgaatataaacaaaataaccCCCTTCAATAACAGTAGTAAACCAAATTAGGCAATGTGGTTTCCTTTACTACTTCAGCTTATgttgtttgtattgttttatgGCACACACATCACTCCAAGAAGAGAGCGAGAAGAGGCTGTACTGTCGTAAGCAATAATGGAGTCCGAAAGTGACTTCTCAAATTAGGATCAATAATTGCCCGGCCTGCACATTAGCAATTGACCGGCTTTGTCCTCCTTTATTGCAACTCCTCCCAAGTACCTGATTCCcgatcgtttttattttttttcatgcgtgTTGTTGTAGAGTCAATATGCTAATAGCACTTTTCCTTATTGAGTTGCCTTGTTGTGAGCCACGAGAGTGACGCTATGTGATTTTGTCGCTGGCCTTTGTGTGTGCTGAGTCACTCGTCCCTTTGTCGCGCAGTTATTGTTTGTATGTGATTAGTTTAAACAGAAAGTTAATGTATATCACTATGGAGGTACATATTTTATATTGGACAGTGAGCACTAAGGGCAACATGATGGGCTATgggaaattgatggatggatggatatcatGTTCATGacctgttagatattataaaataattacaggGTTTTCCCCTTTGCTTTGCCTCTCCCATGTTCActctttattcatttcatttttcaatgaACTTTTTTCATCAAATGACTTATTAAACCATTTAGATCATCATCAGATCAGCTCTGCTCAAGCACACTGCCTCATTATCCCAAAAAATGCAACGTAATGCCGACGATGCAAATTTTAAGTTGAAGGCGATCGACCTGGCCATTGAAAAAGGCAATGAAGCCACCAAATTTTCCATTCTGTTGTATTTTAGGACTGCAATTAAGGATTATTTAATAATGGATTAATctgttaattacttttttagagTAATCGATCAgtctgatgtaaaaaaaatatgtccttttttaaaaaaaattttttttaaaaaggacattatttcaaattgacagtgcagaaaatgcttATGTGAAAATTGTTTCAGTTACTGttttggtctgtaacatgtcagaaaatgtgcaaaaacattgatcattgttttccaaggtAAAAGCAATTGtggcaaatgtcttatttcgtTTAAACACATCAGTCTGCTTTCTTGGAGCTTGCAGAATTCTGAgaaattaacttattcactgccattgacggctatagacgtcaaaaattcatttgaactatttttattagtttaacatttttacccacttttgttaacaagagtaggaaaataaaatgtattgtacatttagaacagatataaaatgtgtgattaatcgtgagttaactagtaaagtcatgcgattaattacgattaaaaattttaatcacctgacgtcccaaatttgtaataatatttatttattttatttttttaattcattcattaccattgactgctataaacgtcaaaaattcatttaaactatttctattagtttaacatttttttccacttttgttgacaagagtatgaaaacctagaatgtttttactgtacatttagaacagatataaaatttgtgattaatcgtgagttaactagtgaagtcatgcgattagttacaataaaaaattttaatcgcctgtcacccttaatttttaataatcttttttttaaaatgaatttatggcagtgaatgagttaattgatcgACAAGGGGGcgggattggtcgttacttgagctctgagcacctgtgatgtcattttcagttgacagcaagaggcaaaagatattttcaaaagtattaattgtacatgaaaaatgaatgaatttctcaaattaattatacacaaaatatgcattttttattacggaaaatggctaaatgagtcaagtatccctttaaagtggaagttatccttaaacttttcttgacaatatgctacatttgacctcactagtctaaacatgacattctgattaatattgcatttgtgaaattTCAGTTATgatgcaaaatccagccatttttatccatctcagggggcagccattttgccacttgctgccgactgaagatgtcttcaatgttgctcaggtctcaggtaacaaccaatcacagctcagcttcagataACAGGTGAGacagataaaaatggctggattttgctacttactcatattccaccaatgcAATATGAACCAGAATACtatagactagtggggttgcatagaacatattattgtaaaaaaaaaaaaaaaaaaagacttcccTTTTTAGTTGGTTAacaatgtgtaaaaataaatacataaataacaaaTGGCGTGGGAATAGAccgatttgtgaaaaaaatattaaattgacctGACAGcaagtatggttgtttgtctctgtgtgccctgtgattggctggcaaccagttcagggtgtgccctgcctactgcccgaagccagctgggataggctccagcacccccgcgacccttgtgaggaaaagcggtcaagaaaatggatggatggatggacctgACAGCAACGATTGTAACAGTTGAATAAATATTTGACGGCTTCCCTAATATAATGCACGATTGCTGTTTGCAGGGCAAGTCGTACGTGTTTGACCGAGTGTTTCCAACCAACACCACCCAAGAGCAAGTGTACAACACCTGTGCTAAGCAGATTGTCAAAGGTACGAATGCAAAACAGATCATCGAAATATTTACCATTAGTGTCATTAATGCCATGTCATTTTCTACTCTTATAGATGTGCTGGGTGGCTACAATGGCACCATCTTTGCATATGGACAAACCGCTTCTGGCAAGACTCACACCATGGAGGTACAGTCGTCGTAGTTACTTTATTTTGACTGCATCTCTGCTTAGCATCTTCTAcaatttggccttttttttttttttttttacaatgagaTTAGTTACGGTGTGATGCTATGTAATGCTATATGATATGATTCTcgaggtaaaaataaataaatcagtgtgtttattttgtgttgttgaGTTATGTATCGGTCTATGATAAGTTGAGTGATTACGATGCGCAGTCATTTCATGATGTCACTTACTGTTCCAGGGCAAGCTGCACGATCCTCACCAGATGGGCATCATCCCGCGCATTGCGGAGGACATCTTCAACCACATCTTTGCCATGGATGAAAACCTGGAATTCATCATCAAGGTTTTAATGTCGCCCCCTGTTGGCTGATTTTATGCGTACATTGCTGTTCCCTACTTACACCTCATTCCCTGCTCATCATCTATAATCTATTTCCTTTGTCTCTAAAAGGTTTCATATTTTGAAATCTACATGGACAAAATCCGTGATTTGCTGGATGGTGAGtgactaaaataaatattctttGCATGTGCAGCATTTATTTGGTATTTAACCATTTGcaaatcttcttttttctttcttagtgACAAAGACCAACCTGTCTGTTCATGAGGATAAGAACCGTGTGCCATATGTTAAGGTGTGTGACAGTTACGAATGTATGACTCATCCCGCGATTATCCATTAAATGCTCAACCTGTTCTCCAATCCTCAGGGGTGCACTGAGCGCTTTGTGTCCAGCCCGGATGAAGTGATGGATGTGATTGATGAGGGCAAATCAAACCGCCATGTTGCTGTTACCAGTAAGTCTCTCGAACTCCAAGTCTGCACAACAAGGTCCCAAACACAGTAGACTTATGCCTGTACAAAAATTGCTGTTTTTTACGCCATGCGCcagtctacaaaaatagagcccttgGTCCAAATTTTACGTATTTGCTTTCTGTGTCTCACTGATATTGTGTTTGAGGAACTGTGATGACTCATCCTTAAACCACTGGGCTGATGTACACTGTCTGATTAGGGTCAAAGGATTGTGTATGTACTTTATGAATTACATGGTGTTGTATGTTAGAAAATGATAAGAACGTTGATTGGATGGGAAGGtcctgttgccatggcaacatgcTCACTGCATGACACAGCCGATAAAGCAGACATATCACAAAGCTTGTTGAAGTGTAACAATCCAAGGCAATGATATCGATGATGCTGCCATTGCAGTCTTCTCATGCTGACTCACTGTGCTGCAAGGACAGCGTTCTGAGTTCTGAAACCTCAACGTTGTTTTTGGGAAGAGATAGTCAGATAGTGCTGCCGCTTTTCTGCATGATGAGGTCATCTTGCTGCACTCACAGCTGGGATTGAATGACCTGCTTGTTTTTCACACTTCATCATCGTTCATGGTCATTCTGAAATATCTTATGAAAAAACTGAATTACTTTATGAAGCCACATCAACTTTCCATTTTCCATATGTTTATCCTGTTTACGGTCATAGGGACGTTTTTTGTGTATCCCAGATGGCTTAGGGTGTCTAAAGCAAACCGTTgagccaagtttgagcattttcaccCCCTTGGGAGCAGTAAAGATGCTGATCTCGAATGTCTCTTAAAAAGAATATCTTGCAATTATTCTGCGGTGTTGGCTGTGTTAACAGTTATTTTGCCTCCCTGATCACCGGGAGGCAAATCCTTATGTGTGACCGAGTTCAACTGAACTACCTCCATATAATTGTGACATGAAACTGAGCGACAGCATATTTGGAAGAAATCCGAAGCTTGCACGTTTTGGAAGAATAGAAGAATGCCTAATTTCGGCCCTATTTTTTGTAACGTGCACCCTTCAGACTGATCATCTCACTATAATTTGTTCTTATGTATAGATTCAAAGTGTGCTTTCTTCAGCTCTATTTGAGCTCACATTATGTTTGTAGCCTCTTTTGTTGAACAACATTGAAGGAGCTTGGTGcattgctcaagggcaccttaGGAGTGCTCCAAAGCCAACTGGCCTGTCTCCAGCAGCTAAcatcaattttcattttttttttatttatctgcaATAGTTATTAAACTGCTAGCCAAGAATATGATGATAAAAAAAGTctctgaattaaaaaataaattatttgaggTAACTgtcattttgcttgttttatataaattataattaccatcaaatacatacaaacaaagcaaatgcaataaataaaagatgCCTGAAAAAGAGAATTTTAGTGCTTTgtattattctttattattacaATGGAATTGAAATGCTAGTACTGTACCTCCAAGTGTGAGATTATTCCCTCGGTTGAGTTAGTCTACAGTGCCCTCTCAGGGTCAGCATAAGATTTTTCTCCTAGTGGAGGAGTTCCAGTATCTTGgtgtcttgttcacgagtgagtgAAGAATGAAGCGGGAGAACGACAGGCTCATCAATGCAGTGTCTTTGGTGATGCGGACTCTGCGGTTTGATGTATATTAAAAAGTATGTTATTTCTGTATTTGTGCAGACATGAATGAGCACAGCTCTCGCAGTCACAGCATCTTCCTGATCAACATCAAGCAGGAGCATGTGGAGACCGAGCAGAAGCTTTGTGGCAAACTCTATCTGGTGGACCTGGCGGGAAGTGAGAAGGTGGGATAAAAATCAACAAGCGAGCCAGATAATGATGAATGtttatattagagctgtcaaacgattcaaTTTTTAAGTCAGATTAACACATCACATattagaattttaattaatcatgattaatcgcttaattaggTTATAattatcagttaattacttgcataatttaaaatgttttttttatcccaatagtttgacatgaacaaatttactttaatgtactgtacgtagttatgtttattggtcaaacacaatctgtgctACCTTTCTTGctatcatctgcggtcaaaattaatagtgcgattaatgcaatcattttttgtgattaattattagttaacgctttaactttgacagcactagtttatatgtttttctgtactttttttctagttaatattctcgattatatatataaaaaaaaatccgatccaTACTGAACCACTGCAGTGCTAATCTGACTAGGCAATTGTGCTAGCAAACTAAATGTAAATTGATTTAATAGTATTCTAAATCCTGTTCATAAACAAACGCACACATGCAAACATTGCCTCCCAATAGGAGATGTCAGGTGTTAAATTTGACTTGTGACCATCCACCCTGTGCACCAGGTCAGTAAGACGGGGGCTGCAGGAGCCGTACTGGATGAGGCCAAAAACATCAACAAGTCTCTGTCAGCCCTGGGAAATGTCATCTCCGCCTTGGCGGAGGGCACGGTGAGTGTTCACTCGCATGATTCTTCCTTTTTCACCTCCGTCCTTTCCCCGGCCTCTTATCCAAAGGCGTTGTGCCTACTGTATCTTCTCCTTTCACAGAAAAGCCACGTACCATACCGTGACAGCAAAATGACCCGCATCCTGCAAGACTCTCTTGGCGGCAATTGTCGCACCACCATGTTCATTTGCTGCTCACCTTCCAGCTATAACGATGCTGAGACTAAGTCCACACTGATGTTTGGACAACGGTACAACTATGTGGATTGTTTCTTTGTACTTTGCACTGGGAAattattcctattttttttttacatattacaaATCTATTCACTCATTAAAATATCATCTAATTGCTCCCCACAGTGCTAAGACTATTCGAAACACCGCCTCCATCAACTTGGAACTGACAGCTGAGCAGTGGAAGAGGAAGTacgagaaggagaaggagaagaacaaGACTTTGAAGGACAGCATCCAAAAGCTGGAGGCCGAGCTCAACCGCTGGAGGAACGGTGAGAAAATTTGAAATCCACAAACAAATGAACattctttgaaaaaaagatgcaaCTCTCTAAGTCTGTGCCATCATCACGTCCTCCAGGAGAGGATGTACCCGAGACGGAGAGGACCCAACCGGAGATTGTGAGCCGTTACGAGTCGGTGGAAGAGCGGCCCATCCTGGATAATGACACCTCTTCCATTGTGGTGCGCATTTCCGAGGAGGAGCGCCAGAAATACGAAGAGGAGATTCGCAAACTGTACAAGCAGCTGGATGACAAGGTAAGCTTCAGCATTCTTGACACATCACCTCGTCAGGGAAGAGCGACTTTGTAATCGCTCTCTACCACATGGATAGAAGACACTTGATTAtcagtcaaaaaataaaaaaggagaataaaaaagGCACAGCCATAGAGCCCGGACCTGCGCCTAAGCCAGGGGCCAGtgcagcaacctttactgtcaaaagagacattttacggcaattaaataatcaaaaatcTGTCTAGagccgcaaaaaaaaatcaacattgtcATGAAGGAAACAGTacgagggcccaagagctaattagagctgctgcaccacaacacaaaaatatgcagcatccaatacataGAGTTTCATTTCCTTCGACCTTTTGGATattttggtaatttttcatacttttgtagacttttctgccttcctgtcaaatttgtgacatttttggcaattgtaTGGACAACATAtgatcattttctgcctctcgtcttccttttttggacattttctattttgttttgtgtttttcctgCCTTATTGCTATacattttctgatatttttggcaattttgtggacattttatggtaattttcaggatttcttcctgtgtttttggatattttattgCTACTTTTTGAgctttttgaattaattttctgactttttgctggcaattccaaaaacatattataattatttctaGGGAGGCACCAAAATGGAAAATTTTGGGCCGAAACCGATAATCACTCAGATTCACCATTAGCTACAGTCCActccacattttcaacacatatTACTACAGTAATGATTGAGAAATAAATGaggtggatgaatgagaataaccaCAAGCACACAGTAAGCACACAGTGCAATGTCATGTCATTGCGTTTGTTATTctatgataaataaagttgtcgttAGCACGCAGACACAGTGCTTTTCTGCACATTGTTGGACGTAATAATCTGGAGATGAAGCTTTACTTTTGTAAACTTTTTCGAGTGTCGTCACTCGTCACCCTCAATTGATTTGGGTCGCTGCTGATAACGCAGCTCTCGTCTCGGTCAtgtgaaataaattcatttatcaTGTAAAGGAACCGGGCGCCGTGTTGCTTATTCAACGGGggctttatttgcatttcagcaGCAAACAATTTGCTACGACACTTCAGTTGCAGAATAAGAAGTTTGATCGCTATAAGCTAGCGCGTAGCTGCACACACTTGCCTTGTGTTGTCTTCCGCGTCCTCTTCTCTCGCTGGCGCACACACCATACGGAGATCACGATACTGCTTTTCGCTAACAATTTGTGCCGTTGCCATTATTCCTCACCCCTGATTTGAGATAGCATCGACCGGGTTAGCCTCAAGACCCTAGCTTTCGGCTACTGTTTATGAATTAATATTGAGGCGGAACGCTCACCCCGGCGATTAATTCATAcatacgcttgcttgcagcagtttttttttgcttgcagcagttttttttgcttgcgttaccacaacatcctatttcggcaatattttttcagctccaattttatttcggcctgatgccgaaaatgcatatttttttaatttcggcTGAAacttttcggtggccgaatattcgatGCATCAACTAGTAATTTcctgcctttcttcttttgtctgTATAtgttttatggttacttttggaACATTCTCTTTTCAgcctttttaatgaaattatttgtcatttttggcaatttcatggatattttatggtaattttcttaatttcctcttcctttttggacatttttaggtaattttaaaacactttttcatctagcttttgtctctctttttctggcaACTTAAACATTTggacaaaattttttttagaatatttggttatttattttttaaaatcttaaatattaattattttgaataaaattttaattaaaaaaattaaataaatttgtaaaggatttttatttatttataattgttcctaattttatttttagagatccacaagAGAAGGACTAAAAAGCCACATGTGGCTACAGAGCCGTAGGTTGCAGACCACTGGCCTAAGCTATGCAGAATGACCTGAAGTGCATGTGCCCAATATATAGAACTTTATTCACATAGCAATATTTTTTATGGCCATTATATTACATTAAACATACAGGTGCTCAAGGATGCAGTTGAAAATCCAATGTAGAACTAATTCATAATTTTACGACACatattttaattaacattttttgggggggcttttaAATTTCTCTGtataattctgatttaaaaacaaaaaaaaaactttctgtgtgccctgtgattgactggcgactcGTCCAAGGTGTAGTCTGCCTATCTCGCAAAGTCAGCTGTAAAATAGATTCCATTCTCCCCCTGACGCTGAACAGGTTAAAATGttatagaaaatggttggacGGATCTGTTAGTGGCCGTTGACATGGAGATGTGATGTGTATTACAGGATGATGAGATCAACCTGCAGTGTCAGGTGGTGGAGAAACTCAAGCAGCAAATGTTGGATCAGGATGAGgtacacacaaactcacacacgcAGACTCACACACAAAGACTCACAAGTCTTCTTTCTAACGTGTGTCATCTTTACCGGCAGCTCTTGGCGTCTTCGCGTGGGGACGGTGACAAGGTGCAGGCGGAGCTCGGCAGGCTGCAAGTGGAAAGTGACTGCGCCAAGGCAGAGGTGAAGGAGGTGCTGCAGGCTCTGGAGGAGCTGGCCATCAACTATGACCAAAAGAGCCAGGAGGTGGAGGAGAAAGGTCTGCAAAACCAGCTACTGGCTGACCAGCTGGCCCAGAAAATGGTACGTTCAAGAAGAAGAGCGTGGCACTGCAAATTCGTTATCATATTCAAGGAGACTCACTGCACTGCTTGTGAAGTGTTACATGCTGCTGACTTTTGTGCAGACAGCGCAAGTGTGAGTCCCGGTCACTGTCGACCCAGTTCCATGCCTAGATAGAAAAATGGTTGGCTTGCGTCTGGCAGCATCTGAAATATAAACTGTCAAACAAAATTATTGCTCGTGACCCGATGTGATGGCCTCAGATGGGACTAGATGAAAGAGAAATACTGTGGGTGGGTGTGGGGGATTCCCACAATTTGACCTAACTTGCTCGCTCACCCACACATTTTCAGGCATATAGGTGgctcacaaaaaaatactttgctatgttttcacaataaaagaaatgttaaaatacattttcccaaaaatttCCCTTTTAACGCTTTATACGGCAAGAAACTATGATTATAATATGTTCAAAATGGATGCCGAAGCTTACTAAAACAAAATTGATCCActtaacaaagaaaaatattgacaatattattattatgaaaatagaaaagagatcaaattgaatgaaattaaatcaCATTATTACATTAATGAAGAGTGGCTTAAGTGCAGGATTATTTACTAAGGcccattatttatatttatatata
This window harbors:
- the LOC144059091 gene encoding kinesin heavy chain-like, translating into MADVPAECNIKVLCRFRPLNQSEIIRGDLFLPKFQGDDTVAVGGKSYVFDRVFPTNTTQEQVYNTCAKQIVKDVLGGYNGTIFAYGQTASGKTHTMEGKLHDPHQMGIIPRIAEDIFNHIFAMDENLEFIIKVSYFEIYMDKIRDLLDVTKTNLSVHEDKNRVPYVKGCTERFVSSPDEVMDVIDEGKSNRHVAVTNMNEHSSRSHSIFLINIKQEHVETEQKLCGKLYLVDLAGSEKVSKTGAAGAVLDEAKNINKSLSALGNVISALAEGTKSHVPYRDSKMTRILQDSLGGNCRTTMFICCSPSSYNDAETKSTLMFGQRAKTIRNTASINLELTAEQWKRKYEKEKEKNKTLKDSIQKLEAELNRWRNGEDVPETERTQPEIVSRYESVEERPILDNDTSSIVVRISEEERQKYEEEIRKLYKQLDDKDDEINLQCQVVEKLKQQMLDQDELLASSRGDGDKVQAELGRLQVESDCAKAEVKEVLQALEELAINYDQKSQEVEEKGLQNQLLADQLAQKMASLMELEAELSRMQEVSGQQRKRIADVLNGLMRDLSEFSSIVGNGEIKLPVEISGAIEEEFTVARLYISKIKSEVKSMVKRCRQLENMQLECHRKMEETGRELSSCHLLISQHEAKIRSLTEYMQSVEHKKRLLEESHDSLSEELAKLQDQDNSLLEEKDGEKGETEDGNVKKISRQHGESHRGLHHKQLARLRDEINEKQRLIDELTDRNSKMELELAQVRSDFERLKSQDSTKSERLEELSFLHERHEQTKQDLKGLEETVARELQTLHNLRKLFVQDLTSRVKKSSEMEPDDSGGSCTQKQKISFLENNLDQLTKVHKQLVRDNADLRCELPKLEKRLRSTAERVKALETALRDAKEGAMMDRRRYQQEVDRIKDAMRAKNAMRRPHAAQIAKPVRPKQMPVCSPSNPFYSYIRATEHANTYSNAVFQSNMTPNDSPSINCNPNSVQTNTVSTALGYRADRYNGDILESFPLNIDNGNNTSDTRDINDNRSDVHCGSEVDDSNRHFVAHQETAAS